A window of the Hypomesus transpacificus isolate Combined female chromosome 10, fHypTra1, whole genome shotgun sequence genome harbors these coding sequences:
- the wnt9a gene encoding protein Wnt-9a, with protein sequence MLDGHLLLGWLSFTVIVYLLNLPGPTTAYFGLTGNEPLSILPLSSHPEENVGRAHYKLCDRLKLEKKQRRMCRRDPGVAETLMEAISMSALECQYQFRFERWNCTLEGRHRANILKRGFKETAFLYAVSSAGLTHAMAKACSAGRMERCTCDEAPDLENRKAWQWGGCGDNLKYSNKFVKDFLGKRSNKDLRARVDMHNTNVGMKVIKAGVETTCKCHGVSGSCTVQTCWRQLSPFHEIGKQLKQRYETSMKVGSSTNEATGEGDISPGRAQQQQPVPGPNDQIPRTMDLLHIEDSPSFCRPSKYSPGTSARKCYKDKNCDAICCGRGHNTQSRVVTRPCQCQVRWCCYVECKQCTQREEVYTCKG encoded by the exons ATGCTGGATGGACACCTACTCCTGGGATGGTTATCGTTCACAGTTATAGTGTACCTTCTCAACTTGCCGGGACCGACAACAGCTTATTTCGG ATTGACAGGTAATGAACCCCTGTCCATCCTTCCGCTGAGCTCTCACCCGGAGGAGAACGTGGGCAGGGCCCACTACAAGCTGTGTGACCGGCTCAAACTGGAGAAAAAGCAGCGCAGGATGTGCAGACGAGACCCAGGGGTGGCTGAGACGCTGATGGAGGCCATCAGCATGAGCGCCCTGGAGTGCCAGTATCAGTTCCGCTTCGAGAGATGGAACTGCACCCTGGAGGGGCGCCACAGAGCGAACATTCTGAAACGAG GCTTCAAGGAGACAGCTTTCCTGTACGCCGTCTCTTCGGCGGGCCTGACCCACGCCATGGCCAAGGCCTGCAGCGCCGGGCGGATGGAGCGCTGCACCTGTGACGAGGCCCCAGACCTGGAGAACCGCAAGGCCTGGCAGTGGGGGGGTTGCGGCGACAACCTGAAGTACAGCAACAAGTTTGTCAAGGACTTCCTGGGCAAACGCTCCAACAAGGACCTGCGTGCACGTGTAGACATGCACAACACCAACGTGGGCATGAAG GTGATTAAGGCTGGGGTGGAGACCACTTGTAAGTGCCATGGGGTTTCAGGCTCCTGCACCGTCCAGACCTGCTGGAGACAGCTGTCTCCCTTCCATGAGATCGGTAAGCAGTTAAAACAGCGCTACGAGACCTCCATGAAGGTGGGCAGCTCCACCAACGAGGCCACCGGGGAGGGGGACATATCCCCTGGCagagcccagcagcagcagcccgtGCCAGGTCCCAACGACCAGATCCCTCGTACCATGGACCTGCTCCACATCGAGGACTCGCCCAGTTTCTGCCGGCCCAGCAAATACTCGCCGGGCACATCGGCACGCAAGTGCTACAAAGACAAGAACTGTGACGCCATCTGCTGTGGGCGGGGCCACAACACCCAGAGCCGAGTGGTGACGAGGCCCTGTCAGTGCCAAGTGCGCTGGTGCTGCTACGTCGAATGCAAGCAgtgcacacagagagaagaggtcTACACCTGCAAAGGGTAG